The following are encoded together in the Xiphophorus hellerii strain 12219 chromosome 3, Xiphophorus_hellerii-4.1, whole genome shotgun sequence genome:
- the sall3a gene encoding sal-like protein 3 isoform X2, which translates to MSRRKQAKPQHLKSDEDPVLTGVISEHAPGDVLEDADSGNESRSGSEETHVCEKCCAEFFKWSDFCEHLKSCTKNPLVLIVNDNEDTPNPSQEYPSEPSPIPSCNSEQDDSEDAREGNQSPAGEGDDIPETDPLNEVGVLEKEDEQMELELSPDKNIDSEERDVTSPEPDGSLPQLSDVVPSAITSYTMPSTNVTLETLHGTRVAVAQFSQSVRAAAAAAGSGVSTMAIPMILDQLMALQQQQIHQLQLIEQIRSQVALMNRQSAPQPALSHHHNSAVGNQGSVSSCVPPVANQLHLHNFITPPVHQLPVRLPATLSAQGPSSLTSAIEGPLSQTPQSSTSQSNSSVPNTSSNNSAFPPPSGSGLPALHPTCSSTISNNNSSTSSSKTGGGGGVSSTSALPRNSTTPPSLSHSSLLNSASSLPLIPHSSSSSVIFPNPLASIAATANALDPLSALMKHRKGKPPNVSVFDTKPSSEDPFFKHKCRFCAKVFGSDSALQIHLRSHTGERPYKCNICGNRFSTKGNLKVHFQRHKEKYPHIQMNPYPVPEYLDNVPTSSGIPYGMSLPPEKPVTTWLDSKPVLPTVPTSIGLQLPPTLSSMIGGFTDSPSLTPLNRSPQRPSPPTSECASLSPNIANDSGMTTTSPSPKPSIGSDAPPLLKPEGILLSPSCPIRPGDSTATTTTISQALLPTTVTSTTLSGSGQITEPISSSNSASNSVSHPVLPMLSDQFKAKFPFGGLLDSMQTSETSKLQQLVENIDKKMTDPNQCVICHRVLSCQSALKMHYRIHTGERPFKCKICGRAFTTKGNLKTHFGVHRSKPPLRVQHSCPICQKKFTNAVVLQQHIRMHMGGQIPNTPVPENLQEMDMDVSFDEKSLDAMSNYDDDLLDEMEQAMDDDMDLKDGEVDPSKPYSPGSSPPTSIISSIAAMENQMKMIDSTANISRTFGLKTAQNGSSFPGETDCFTTDSLTAMGDAEGQSLGSPALSESSGSMQHLSPAHSHSESQRPKSPATLNNNNSSSAMTAEEGQENNAAGLATVKSEKSETPSPHSVTEGTGALDLTATQPGRHFIKEESHFNMLFLNRDRGLSTPNLASTATNMIKMEINGHGKSLSDSAHLPVGIQVPAAAPPTTMSPSINPMLAPPPPRRTPKQHNCHSCGKNFSSASALQIHERTHTGEKPFACSICGRAFTTKGNLKVHMGTHMWNNAPARRGRRLSVENPMALLGGDAMKFSEMFQKDLAARAMNVDPGFWNQYAAAITNGLAMKNNEISVIQNGGITQLPVRLGGTGITSLGAMPGGGMDRVHTGRSSPITGMEKSGLEVPASRPFSRYMEENKEIGIN; encoded by the exons CCCCAGGTGATGTGCTGGAGGATGCCGACAGCGGGAACGAGAGCCGCAGCGGCAGTGAAGAAACCCACGTGTGCGAGAAGTGTTGTGCCGAGTTCTTCAAGTGGTCAGACTTCTGTGAACATTTAAAGAGCTGTACAAAGAACCCGCTTGTGCTCATCGTGAACGACAATGAGGACACGCCGAACCCTTCCCAGGAGTACCCTTCAGAGCCCTCACCTATCCCGAGCTGCAACAGCGAGCAAGACGACAGCGAGGACGCCAGGGAGGGGAACCAGAGTCCTGCCGGTGAGGGCGACGACATCCCAGAGACGGATCCTTTAAACGAGGTCGGTGTCCTGGAAAAGGAGGATGAGCAGATGGAGCTGGAGCTTTCTCCTGACAAAAATATAGACTCCGAAGAGAGAGACGTGACATCACCCGAGCCAGATGGCTCCCTACCTCAGCTAAGCGATGTTGTCCCCTCTGCAATTACAAGCTACACCATGCCAAGCACCAATGTTACCTTGGAGACCCTGCACGGTACTCGGGTTGCAGTTGCCCAGTTTTCGCAGAGTGTAagggcggcggcggcggcagcgggCAGTGGGGTGTCCACTATGGCTATCCCTATGATCCTGGACCAGCTTATGGCTCTCCAGCAGCAACAGATTCATCAGCTGCAGCTTATAGAACAAATAAGAAGTCAAGTAGCTCTCATGAACAGACAGTCTGCCCCACAACCTGCTCTCAGCCACCATCACAACAGTGCTGTGGGAAACCAGGGCTCTGTATCCTCCTGTGTCCCTCCCGTTGCAAACCAACTTCATTTACATAACTTCATCACACCCCCTGTCCATCAGCTACCTGTCAGGTTGCCTGCCACTCTTAGTGCTCAAGGACCTTCATCTCTCACCTCAGCAATAGAAGGGCCTCTCTCTCAAACACCGCAGAGCAGTACTTCACAGTCTAACTCCTCAGTTCCAAACACATCGTCTAACAACTCAGCGTTTCCACCACCAAGTGGTTCTGGTTTGCCAGCCCTACATCCCACCTGCTCATCCACTATCTCAAATAACAACAGTAGCACTAGTAGCAGCAAAACAGGAGGTGGCGGTGGCGTCAGCAGCACTTCGGCTCTTCCCAGGAACTCCACCACCCCTCCCTCGCTAAGTCACAGCAGCCTCCTGAACTCTGCCTCCAGTCTACCACTGATACCTCACAGTTCCTCGAGCAGCGTCATATTCCCCAATCCACTGGCTAGCATAGCAGCCACAGCCAATGCACTTGATCCCCTTTCTGCTCTAATGAAACACCGCAAGGGAAAGCCCCCCAATGTGTCTGTGTTTGACACCAAGCCCAGCTCTGAAGACCCCTTCTTTAAGCATAAGTGTCGGTTCTGTGCCAAGGTGTTTGGCAGCGACAGCGCCCTGCAGATCCACCTGCGCTCTCACACTGGAGAGAGGCCCTACAAATGCAATATATGTGGCAATCGTTTCTCCACCAAGGGGAATCTTAAAGTCCACTTTCAGAGGCACAAAGAAAAATACCCGCACATTCAAATGAACCCTTACCCTGTACCAGAGTACCTGGACAATGTGCCCACAAGCTCCGGTATTCCATACGGCATGTCGCTGCCTCCCGAAAAACCTGTAACCACCTGGCTCGACAGTAAACCGGTCCTCCCCACTGTCCCCACATCCATTGGCCTCCAGCTGCCTCCAACGCTTTCCAGTATGATTGGAGGTTTTACAGATTCTCCTAGCCTCACTCCACTTAATAGGTCCCCTCAGAGGCCTTCACCGCCCACAAGTGAGTGTGCATCTTTGTCCCCAAATATTGCCAATGATTCTGGCATGACCACTACTTCACCCTCCCCGAAACCTAGCATTGGGAGTGATGCACCTCCGCTCCTGAAACCTGAAGGCATTCTCTTGTCACCAAGTTGCCCTATTAGGCCAGGAGACAGCACAGCCACCACAACCACAATAAGTCAAGCGCTTCTTCCCACCACTGTCACCTCTACGACATTGTCAGGTAGTGGCCAAATCACTGAGCCTATCAGCAGTTCCAACTCCGCTTCAAATTCTGTCTCCCATCCCGTCCTTCCAATGCTTTCTGACCAGTTTAAGGCAAAGTTTCCCTTTGGAGGACTCCTAGACTCTATGCAAACCTCAGAGACGTCAAAGTTGCAGCAGCTTGTCGAGAACATTGATAAGAAGATGACCGATCCCAACCAGTGTGTCATCTGCCATCGTGTTCTAAGCTGTCAGAgtgctctgaagatgcactaCCGTATCCACACTGGCGAGAGGCCTTTCAAATGCAAGATATGTGGACGTGCATTCACTACTAAGGGAAATCTAAAGACGCACTTTGGCGTGCACAGGTCGAAACCACCACTTCGAGTCCAGCACTCCTGCCCTATATGTCAGAAAAAGTTCACCAATGCTGTTGTGCTGCAACAACACATCCGCATGCACATGGGAGGGCAGATTCCCAACACCCCTGTTCCTGAAAATCTGCAGGAGATGGACATGGATGTGTCCTTCGATGAAAAGAGCCTAGACGCAATGAGTAACTACGATGACGACCTGCTGGATGAAATGGAGCAGGCTATGGATGATGACATGGACTTAAAAGACGGAGAAGTAGACCCTTCTAAGCCCTATTCACCTGGGAGCTCACCTCCAACTTCTATCATTTCTAGCATTGCTGCAATGGAAAACCAGATGAAGATGATTGACTCTACTGCCAACATAAGTCGCACATTTGGCCTGAAGACTGCACAGAATGGCAGCAGCTTTCCTGGGGAGACTGACTGCTTTACAACTGACTCCCTGACTGCTATGGGGGATGCTGAAGGTCAGAGCTTGGGAAGTCCCGCTTTGTCAGAGTCCTCTGGCTCTATGCAGCATTTGTCCCCAGCTCACAGCCATTCTGAGAGCCAGCGGCCCAAGTCCCCAGCTACACTCAATAATAACAACAGCAGCAGTGCAATGACAGCAGAGGAGGGCCAGGAGAACAATGCAGCTGGCCTGGCAACAGTGAAGTCAGAAAAATCTGAGACCCCGTCTCCCCATTCTGTTACTGAAGGGACCGGGGCCCTTGACCTGACTGCCACTCAACCTGGCAGGCACTTCATCAAGGAGGAGAGCCACTTCAACATGCTGTTTCTAAACAGAGATCGAG gactAAGTACTCCTAATTTAGCCAGTACGGCAACAAACATGATCAAGATGGAAATTAACGGACATGGCAAGTCCCTGAGCGACAGCGCTCACCTGCCCGTGGGCATTCAGGTTCCAGCCGCAGCACCCCCGACCACCATGAGCCCCAGCATCAACCCTATGCTGGCACCGCCGCCTCCACGTCGCACTCCTAAGCAGCACAACTGCCATTCGTGTGGGAAGAATTTTTCCTCGGCCAGCGCGCTTCAAATCCACGAGCGCACACACACGGGAGAGAAACCTTTCGCCTGCTCCATTTGTGGAAGGGCCTTCACCACAAAGGGCAATCTGAAG GTTCACATGGGAACACATATGTGGAACAACGCCCCCGCTCGTCGGGGCCGACGCCTGTCGGTGGAGAACCCCATGGCCCTCCTGGGCGGCGACGCCATGAAGTTCAGCGAGATGTTTCAGAAGGATCTGGCGGCCCGGGCCATGAACGTCGACCCGGGCTTCTGGAACCAGTACGCCGCCGCCATCACCAACGGCCTGGCCATGAAGAACAATGAGATTTCTGTGATTCAGAACGGAGGCATCACCCAGCTACCCGTCAGACTCGGCGGGACGGGAATCACTTCCTTGGGAGCCATGCCTGGAGGAGGCATGGACCGTGTTCACACTGGCAGAAGCTCCCCCATCACGGGTATGGAGAAGTCTGGTCTGGAGGTTCCAGCCAGTCGACCCTTTTCCAGATATATGGAGGAGAACAAAGAGATTGGGATCAACTGA